The Mercurialis annua linkage group LG2, ddMerAnnu1.2, whole genome shotgun sequence genome contains a region encoding:
- the LOC126670090 gene encoding homocysteine S-methyltransferase 3 codes for MRLHNMTCNSFMSDFLQNCGGYAVIDGGFATELERHGADLNDPLWSAKCLISSPHLVRRVHLDYLDAGANIILTASYQATIQGFESKGLSTEEAELLLRRSVEIACEAREIYYENSTKGSWDFMDDRNISRRPILVAASIGSYGAYLADGSEYSGNYGDAVSIQTLKDFHRRRLEILARSGADLIAFETIPNKLEAKAYAELLEEEGINIPAWFCFNSKDGINVVSGDSILECASIADSCNQVVAVGVNCTPPRYIHGLILSIAKVTDKPIAIYPNSGETYDAEHKQWVKSKSSGESDEGFVSYIGKWHEAGASLFGGCCRTTPNTIRAICRELSNSDQSSPSLTSKTEK; via the exons ATGCGACTACACAATATGACTTGCAACTCATTTATGTCCGATTTCCTCCAAAACTGCGGTGGCTACGCCGTCATCGACGGCGGCTTCGCCACTGAACTTGAGCGGCACGGTGCTGACCTCAACGATCCTCTCTGGAGTGCCAAATGCCTTATCAGCTCTCCTCATCTTGTTCGAaga GTTCACTTGGATTATCTTGATGCTGGTGCTAATATTATATTGACAGCATCTTATCAg GCTACAATTCAGGGTTTTGAGAGCAAAGGATTGTCAACTGAAGAAGCAGAATTATTACTAAGAAGAAGTGTTGAGATTGCGTGTGAAGCAAGGGaaatttattatgaaaattCTACAAAAGGTTCTTGGGATTTCATGGATGATCGAAACATTTCGAGGCGTCCGATTCTTGTCGCTGCTTCCATCGGCAGTTATGGAGCCTATTTGGCTGACGGCTCGGAGTATAG TGGCAACTATGGAGATGCAGTTTCTATCCAAACATTGAAGGATTTTCACAGGAGAAGGTTAGAGATTCTAGCCAGGTCAGGTGCCGACTTAATTGCATTCGAGACGATTCCGAACAAGCTTGAAGCAAAG GCATATGCTGAGTTGCTTGAAGAGGAAGGTATAAATATTCCAGCATGGTTTTGCTTCAATTCCAAGGATGGAATCAATGTAGTGAGTGGGGATTCTATCCTGGAATGTGCTTCAATTGCAGATTCTTGCAACCAAGTTGTTGCTGTTGGTGTCAATTGTACCCCTCCTAGATATATCCATGGTCTTATCCTCTCTATTGCCAAG GTTACGGATAAGCCGATAGCCATATATCCCAATAGCGGGGAGACTTATGATGCCGAGCACAAGCAGTGGGTG AAATCAAAATCAAGCGGAGAATCGGATGAAGGCTTTGTTTCATACATAGGAAAGTGGCATGAAGCTGGGGCTTCTCTTTTCGGTGGATGCTGCAGGACGACACCTAATACAATTAGGGCTATTTGCAGAGAGCTCTCCAATTCCGATCAATCTTCACCGTCTTTAACTTCCAAAACCGAGAAGTAA